A single genomic interval of Nonomuraea rubra harbors:
- a CDS encoding carbohydrate ABC transporter permease, giving the protein MTLRLRRPSVRQVVTVVLLLVLGGLWVYPFVWLVSASLKTSSEIFGSGLGLLPEEPVWENYARAWSEVGFATYFVNTLVITVGTVLLVVVRSALAGYVLGRYDFIGKKFLIGLFLVTFFLPEGYTIIPITQLTDQLRLLNTHTGVILGLGAGGQIASTLLYAGYFRRLPKELEETARLDGAGPLTVFFRVMLPLAWPITATVVILTYLFAWNVYLLPLVFTLSEPDLRTLAVGMTVFVGERGTDWSGMAAAAVISLIPVIAVFVALQRKFVDSIAGAVKQ; this is encoded by the coding sequence GTGACACTCCGGCTGCGCCGCCCGAGCGTGCGGCAGGTGGTGACGGTGGTCCTGCTGCTGGTGCTGGGCGGGCTGTGGGTGTACCCGTTCGTCTGGCTGGTGTCGGCGTCGCTGAAGACCTCCTCGGAGATCTTCGGCAGCGGCCTCGGCCTGCTGCCCGAGGAGCCGGTCTGGGAGAACTACGCCCGCGCCTGGAGCGAGGTCGGCTTCGCCACGTACTTCGTCAACACGCTGGTCATCACGGTCGGCACGGTGCTGCTCGTGGTGGTGCGCAGCGCGCTGGCCGGGTACGTGCTCGGCCGCTACGACTTCATCGGCAAGAAGTTCCTCATCGGCCTGTTCCTGGTCACGTTCTTCCTCCCCGAGGGCTACACGATCATCCCGATCACGCAGCTCACCGACCAGCTCAGGCTGCTCAACACGCACACCGGCGTGATACTCGGCCTGGGCGCCGGCGGGCAGATCGCCTCGACCCTGCTCTACGCCGGCTACTTCCGGCGGCTGCCGAAGGAGCTGGAGGAGACCGCGCGCCTCGACGGCGCCGGGCCCCTCACCGTCTTCTTCCGGGTGATGCTGCCGCTCGCCTGGCCGATCACCGCCACCGTGGTGATCCTCACCTACCTGTTCGCCTGGAACGTCTACCTGCTGCCCCTGGTGTTCACGCTCAGCGAGCCCGATCTGCGGACGCTGGCCGTGGGCATGACCGTCTTCGTGGGCGAGCGGGGCACCGACTGGTCGGGCATGGCGGCCGCCGCCGTGATCTCGCTGATCCCGGTGATCGCCGTGTTCGTGGCGCTCCAGCGCAAGTTCGTCGACAGCATCGCGGGAGCGGTGAAGCAATGA
- a CDS encoding alpha-L-arabinofuranosidase C-terminal domain-containing protein, whose protein sequence is MREALVTIDTRRPAGRIDDDVYGHFLESAFFGNIDGGVFDEGSPLSIDEPGLLRGVRADVLELVRELGPGPIRWPGGNFTSAYHWEDGIGPRDGRPSRLELAWGGRESNRFGTDEFLAWCEAAGAQPYLVHSARDVDEAVRWIEYTNSARDTTLTARRAKNGRAEPWNVRYWGVGNEVYGPWQMGHRTAGEYAAAAREHALFMRLVDPGVKLIGVGIPWRQEEWTRPLLKRAGSLLDYLSLHLYGAGTHLWTGDDYDAVVAQALYFEREMHTYSQLVTALAADAGLDRPPALALDEWTMRHLEPEEWPQPLAGDDGGIAPRDLTPVDDPLKVRVNRWSPRTVADAIFCAGVFHAIHRTAGLPAPVSMANPVNLVNANGLVVARPGGAIRSAIYHVWHLYRHHTGRTVLPCEVTGPARTTSVTLGDNRGPDGRLLTAPMTVPDVDVSATRADDGSLRIAVVNRHRDAPARLRIVLDGAQANTPATARIRTLGADVAALDAVNTLGAPDTIAVRDLGDVESSGGTWTVGPHSVTVLSL, encoded by the coding sequence ATGCGGGAAGCGCTCGTCACCATCGACACCCGCCGGCCGGCCGGCCGCATCGACGACGACGTCTACGGGCACTTCCTGGAGTCGGCGTTCTTCGGCAACATCGACGGCGGCGTGTTCGACGAGGGCTCGCCCCTGTCGATCGACGAGCCCGGCCTGCTGCGCGGCGTGCGCGCCGACGTGCTGGAGCTCGTCAGGGAGCTCGGCCCCGGGCCGATCCGCTGGCCGGGCGGCAACTTCACCTCCGCCTACCACTGGGAGGACGGCATCGGCCCGCGCGACGGCCGCCCCAGCAGGCTGGAGCTGGCCTGGGGCGGCCGGGAGAGCAACCGGTTCGGCACCGACGAGTTCCTCGCCTGGTGCGAGGCGGCCGGGGCGCAGCCGTACCTCGTGCACTCCGCCCGCGACGTGGACGAGGCGGTGCGCTGGATCGAGTACACCAACTCCGCCCGCGACACCACCCTCACCGCCCGCCGCGCCAAGAACGGCAGGGCCGAGCCGTGGAACGTGCGGTACTGGGGCGTCGGCAACGAGGTCTACGGCCCCTGGCAGATGGGGCACCGCACAGCCGGCGAGTACGCCGCCGCGGCCCGCGAGCATGCCCTGTTCATGCGCCTGGTCGATCCCGGCGTCAAGCTGATCGGCGTCGGCATCCCGTGGCGGCAGGAGGAGTGGACCAGGCCGCTGCTCAAGCGGGCCGGCTCGCTGCTCGACTACCTGTCCCTGCACCTGTACGGCGCCGGCACCCACCTGTGGACCGGCGACGACTACGACGCCGTCGTCGCCCAGGCCCTCTACTTCGAGCGGGAGATGCACACCTACTCCCAGCTCGTCACCGCCCTGGCCGCCGACGCCGGCCTGGACCGCCCGCCCGCGCTCGCCCTGGACGAGTGGACCATGCGCCACCTGGAGCCCGAGGAGTGGCCGCAGCCGCTGGCCGGCGACGACGGCGGCATCGCCCCGCGAGACCTCACGCCCGTGGACGACCCGCTCAAGGTGCGCGTCAACCGGTGGAGCCCCAGGACGGTCGCCGACGCGATCTTCTGCGCCGGTGTCTTCCACGCCATCCACCGCACCGCCGGCCTGCCCGCACCCGTCTCCATGGCCAACCCCGTCAACCTGGTCAACGCCAACGGCCTGGTCGTCGCCCGCCCCGGCGGCGCGATCCGCTCGGCCATCTACCACGTCTGGCACCTGTACCGGCACCACACCGGCCGCACCGTGCTGCCCTGCGAGGTGACCGGGCCGGCGCGCACCACCTCGGTCACCCTCGGCGACAACCGCGGCCCCGACGGCCGGCTGCTCACCGCTCCCATGACCGTCCCCGACGTGGACGTGTCGGCCACCCGCGCCGACGACGGCTCGCTGCGGATCGCCGTCGTCAACCGGCACCGCGACGCTCCCGCGCGCCTGCGGATCGTGCTCGACGGCGCGCAGGCCAACACGCCCGCCACGGCCAGGATCCGCACCCTGGGCGCCGACGTGGCGGCCCTGGACGCGGTCAACACGCTCGGCGCGCCCGACACGATCGCCGTACGCGACCTGGGCGACGTCGAGTCGAGCGGCGGCACGTGGACCGTCGGGCCGCACTCCGTGACCGTGCTGTCCCTCTGA
- a CDS encoding glycoside hydrolase family 2 protein yields MTDHPRPLLVRPHWQDLSGPWGFATDDEDRGLALGWHEDAAPYTRTITVPYPPESELSGLRDTAPHPVVWYRRTLRPDRAPGPGERLLLHFGAVDYRARVWVNGVHVGGHEGGHTPFTFDVTDALVPGAEQVVVVRAEDECDDATQPRGKQDWRAEPHEIWYHRTTGIWQPVWAEVVPALHLRTLHWTPDVPGAAVTVEVELSRKPERDVDVRVVLTLGEEVLADQTCRTRQRDGRWVIAIPAARHQLEQARLLWTPESPTLLDARVELSAGGQPIDAVTSYVGLRSTGIRDGRFLLNGRPRFLRLVLAQNYWPGSHLAAPADALRREVELARELGFNGVRVHQKVEDPRFLAWCDRLGLMVWSELPSAYEYAPRTVERLTREWLEVVARDRSHPCVVTWVPFNESWGVWHAADVSEQRHATAALYHLTKALDGTRPVISNDGWEHTESDIWGLHDYAPTGASIRERYADRDAVERVLTDRPPARRVALLGDPVRRGQPVVLSEIGGLSLRPGAGEPWHGYAAVTTTGELAEQFGQFVDAVLDSPELAGFCWTQLTDTEQETNGLLTAGREPKLPVEVVRRILTRPARSAPAEAIDAARRAARQAD; encoded by the coding sequence GTGACCGACCATCCCCGCCCCCTGCTGGTACGCCCGCACTGGCAGGACCTGTCGGGCCCCTGGGGCTTCGCCACCGACGACGAGGACCGCGGCCTGGCGCTCGGCTGGCACGAGGACGCGGCCCCGTACACAAGGACGATCACCGTGCCGTACCCGCCGGAGAGCGAGCTGTCCGGCCTGCGCGACACCGCCCCCCACCCTGTGGTGTGGTACCGCCGCACGCTGCGCCCCGACCGGGCGCCCGGCCCGGGGGAGCGGCTGCTGCTGCACTTCGGCGCCGTGGACTACCGCGCGCGGGTCTGGGTCAACGGCGTGCACGTCGGCGGGCACGAGGGCGGGCACACCCCGTTCACGTTCGACGTCACCGACGCGCTCGTGCCCGGCGCGGAGCAGGTCGTCGTGGTCCGCGCCGAGGACGAGTGCGACGACGCCACCCAGCCGCGCGGCAAGCAGGACTGGCGGGCCGAGCCGCACGAGATCTGGTACCACCGCACCACCGGCATCTGGCAGCCCGTCTGGGCCGAGGTCGTGCCCGCGCTGCACCTCCGGACGCTGCACTGGACGCCCGACGTGCCCGGCGCCGCCGTCACCGTGGAGGTCGAGCTGTCCCGCAAGCCCGAGCGGGACGTGGACGTGCGCGTCGTCCTCACCCTGGGGGAGGAGGTGCTCGCCGACCAGACCTGCCGCACCCGGCAGAGGGACGGCCGGTGGGTGATCGCCATCCCGGCCGCCAGGCACCAGCTCGAACAGGCCAGGCTGCTGTGGACGCCGGAGAGCCCCACCCTGCTGGACGCCCGCGTCGAGCTGTCGGCGGGCGGGCAGCCGATCGACGCGGTCACCTCGTACGTCGGGCTGCGCAGCACCGGCATCCGCGACGGCCGCTTCCTCCTCAACGGCCGGCCTCGCTTCCTCCGCCTGGTCCTGGCCCAGAACTACTGGCCGGGCTCGCACCTCGCCGCCCCCGCCGACGCGCTGCGCAGGGAGGTGGAGCTGGCCAGGGAGCTGGGGTTCAACGGCGTGCGCGTCCACCAGAAGGTCGAGGACCCGCGCTTCCTGGCCTGGTGCGACCGGCTCGGCCTGATGGTGTGGAGCGAGCTGCCCAGCGCCTACGAGTACGCGCCCAGGACCGTCGAGCGGCTGACCCGCGAATGGCTGGAGGTCGTGGCCCGCGACCGCAGCCACCCGTGCGTGGTGACGTGGGTGCCGTTCAACGAGAGCTGGGGCGTCTGGCACGCCGCGGACGTGTCGGAGCAGCGGCACGCCACCGCCGCGCTCTACCACCTCACCAAGGCGCTCGACGGCACCCGCCCGGTGATCTCCAACGACGGGTGGGAGCACACCGAGAGCGACATCTGGGGCCTGCACGACTACGCGCCGACCGGCGCGTCCATCCGCGAACGGTACGCCGACCGGGACGCGGTCGAGCGCGTCCTCACCGACCGCCCGCCCGCCCGGCGCGTCGCCCTGCTGGGCGACCCGGTCAGGCGGGGCCAGCCGGTGGTGCTGTCGGAGATCGGCGGCCTCAGCCTGCGGCCAGGGGCCGGTGAGCCGTGGCACGGGTACGCCGCCGTCACCACCACCGGCGAGCTGGCCGAGCAGTTCGGGCAGTTCGTGGACGCCGTGCTGGACAGCCCCGAGCTGGCCGGCTTCTGCTGGACCCAGCTCACCGACACCGAGCAGGAGACCAACGGCCTGCTGACCGCCGGGCGCGAGCCCAAGCTGCCGGTCGAGGTCGTGCGCCGCATCCTGACCAGGCCCGCCCGCTCGGCGCCCGCCGAGGCCATCGACGCGGCCCGCCGCGCCGCCAGGCAGGCGGACTGA
- a CDS encoding cobalamin-independent methionine synthase II family protein, with protein sequence MPATPHAEHVGSLLRPPGLLRARQARERGELSAEELAEREDAAVLAAIELQRQAGIEVFTDGEMRRQTWLAGLLESLGGVSPTPLPSTEWWRGDGEPVPPEETSWDLVVATGKLTQKRNLTATEAGFLARHAPGPYKITMVSSSMGSLLWRPDLSAAAYPTPADLFRDLVALRTEEIRGLLAQGVRWIQLDSLAYDFVIDDGFRSRVLGPAAPEPEVLLDAAVAIDAQQVRAAKELDPEVTVALHLCRGNNRSAWSAKGGYDPVAERLFGEVPVDRFLLEYDTERAGGFEPLRFVPEGTTVVLGLVSSKVPALESQDELRRRIDEAAKYVPMENLAISPQCGFASTVRGNLLTVDEERRKLELVVETARMVWG encoded by the coding sequence ATGCCCGCGACACCCCATGCCGAGCACGTTGGCAGCCTCCTGCGCCCGCCCGGGCTGCTGCGAGCCCGGCAGGCGCGCGAGCGCGGCGAGCTGAGCGCCGAGGAGCTGGCCGAGCGGGAGGACGCCGCCGTGCTGGCCGCGATCGAGCTGCAGCGCCAGGCGGGGATCGAGGTGTTCACCGACGGGGAGATGCGGCGCCAGACCTGGCTCGCGGGGCTGCTGGAGTCGCTGGGCGGCGTGTCGCCCACCCCGCTGCCCTCCACCGAGTGGTGGCGCGGCGACGGCGAGCCGGTGCCGCCGGAGGAGACGTCCTGGGACCTGGTGGTGGCGACCGGCAAGCTCACCCAGAAGCGGAACCTGACGGCGACCGAGGCCGGCTTCCTGGCCCGGCACGCCCCCGGCCCCTACAAGATCACCATGGTGAGCTCGTCGATGGGGAGCCTCCTGTGGCGGCCCGACCTCAGCGCCGCCGCCTACCCCACCCCCGCCGACCTGTTCCGCGACCTCGTCGCGCTGCGGACCGAGGAGATCAGGGGCCTGCTGGCGCAGGGCGTGCGGTGGATCCAGCTCGACTCGCTGGCCTACGACTTCGTGATCGACGACGGCTTCCGCTCCCGCGTGCTCGGGCCGGCGGCGCCGGAACCGGAGGTGCTGCTCGACGCGGCGGTCGCCATCGACGCCCAGCAGGTGCGCGCGGCCAAGGAGCTGGACCCCGAGGTCACGGTCGCCCTGCACCTGTGCAGGGGCAACAACCGCAGCGCCTGGTCGGCCAAGGGGGGTTACGACCCGGTCGCGGAGCGGCTGTTCGGCGAGGTGCCGGTGGACCGGTTCCTGCTGGAGTACGACACGGAGCGGGCGGGCGGGTTCGAGCCGCTGCGGTTCGTCCCCGAGGGCACGACCGTGGTGCTCGGGCTCGTGTCGTCCAAGGTGCCGGCGCTGGAGTCGCAGGACGAGCTGCGCCGCCGCATCGACGAGGCGGCCAAGTACGTGCCGATGGAGAACCTCGCGATCAGCCCGCAGTGCGGCTTCGCCTCCACCGTCAGGGGCAACCTGCTCACCGTGGACGAGGAGCGGCGCAAGCTGGAGCTGGTGGTGGAGACGGCGCGGATGGTCTGGGGCTGA
- a CDS encoding ABC transporter permease: MSPDLGAPPSRGSAGQGTGAVRRAHGSAGQGAGAVWRASRAAVRRRRVQTFVLGIVVFCSTVAIVVALGLLESLSAPFERAFEGQRGAHVVASYDPGEVTPARLAALPRGVEAAAGPFAQAVITIPETFEHLPPGPLTVVGRPSPGGAVDRLDLWAGRWPARPGEIVLDRPANGFFSFLLGVKFTVREGQAFTVVGLASSVSRSSEAWVTPGQAAALRPAVTQMLYRLTAAGTDAEVRAGTAAIAAGLPAGALLGSQSYLVVQRDAGRAAAAFLPFLTVFGVLGLVVAVLIVVNVVSGAVVAGYRHIGLLKALGFTPNQVVAVYLTMVLVPALAGAALGTVAGAVAARPLLDDVGAGVFTVSTSPWVYAATLAGMPAVAVLAALAPALRAHRLTAARAISAGAPPGRGRGLRVQRLLAGAPLPRPVSLGLGLPFGRPGRAALTLAAVVLGAATVTLAAGLSMTMTAYGAAAQRVGHVHTVVHAGQARNHQTPPRHGDAGIEALLRALPGTRYVTADAWVNLHLAGHPQPIQGRFLRGDSGTLGETLVEGRWLRGEGEVVAPSAFLDKRGLAVGDRLTLSLGGGRAEATVVGATMDGSADLIQADWRTLAALAPGQRATQYEVRLSPGTDVESYHAAVRAADPGLYPVAKSATDPTTVAVIGFASVLTVLLGTVSALGVFNTVVLDARERRRDIGVLKSIGMTPRQVTAMMVTSMAALGAAGGLAGIPIGVAAHHLVVPAMADAAGVALPPFMVEVWRAPLLALLTLAGVVIAVLGALVPARSAARLTIATVLHNE, from the coding sequence GTGAGCCCGGACCTCGGCGCGCCGCCGTCGCGCGGATCCGCGGGGCAGGGGACCGGCGCCGTGCGGCGGGCGCACGGATCCGCGGGGCAGGGGGCCGGTGCCGTGTGGCGGGCGTCGCGGGCGGCGGTGCGGCGGCGCCGGGTGCAGACGTTCGTGCTCGGGATCGTCGTGTTCTGCTCGACGGTGGCGATCGTGGTGGCGCTCGGCCTGCTGGAGAGCCTGTCGGCGCCGTTCGAGCGGGCCTTCGAGGGGCAGCGCGGCGCGCACGTCGTGGCCTCGTACGATCCCGGCGAGGTCACGCCGGCGAGGCTCGCGGCCCTGCCACGCGGGGTGGAGGCGGCGGCGGGCCCGTTCGCGCAGGCCGTGATCACGATCCCGGAGACGTTCGAGCACCTGCCGCCGGGCCCGCTCACGGTCGTCGGCCGCCCCTCCCCCGGCGGCGCGGTGGACCGGCTGGACCTGTGGGCGGGCCGCTGGCCCGCCCGCCCCGGCGAGATCGTGCTGGACCGCCCCGCGAACGGGTTCTTCTCCTTCCTGCTGGGGGTGAAGTTCACGGTGCGCGAGGGGCAGGCGTTCACCGTCGTCGGCCTGGCCTCCAGCGTGAGCAGGAGCTCCGAGGCGTGGGTCACCCCGGGCCAGGCCGCCGCGCTGCGCCCGGCCGTGACGCAGATGCTCTACCGCCTGACCGCCGCCGGCACCGACGCGGAGGTCCGCGCGGGCACGGCCGCGATCGCGGCGGGCCTGCCGGCCGGGGCGCTGCTGGGCTCGCAGTCGTACCTGGTGGTCCAGCGCGACGCGGGCCGTGCGGCGGCGGCCTTCCTCCCGTTCCTGACCGTCTTCGGGGTGCTCGGCCTGGTGGTGGCGGTCCTCATCGTGGTGAACGTGGTCAGCGGCGCGGTCGTGGCGGGCTACCGGCACATCGGCCTGCTCAAGGCGCTCGGCTTCACCCCGAACCAGGTCGTGGCCGTCTACCTCACGATGGTCCTGGTCCCTGCGCTGGCGGGCGCCGCGCTCGGCACCGTGGCGGGCGCCGTGGCCGCCCGCCCGCTGCTGGACGACGTGGGGGCGGGCGTCTTCACCGTCTCGACGAGCCCCTGGGTGTACGCGGCCACGCTCGCCGGCATGCCGGCCGTGGCCGTGCTCGCCGCGCTGGCACCCGCGCTGCGCGCGCACCGGCTGACCGCCGCCCGGGCGATCAGCGCGGGCGCGCCTCCCGGGCGGGGGCGCGGGCTGCGGGTCCAGCGGCTGCTCGCGGGCGCGCCGCTGCCCCGCCCGGTCAGCCTCGGGCTGGGGCTGCCGTTCGGGCGGCCGGGGCGCGCCGCGCTCACGCTGGCGGCCGTGGTGCTCGGCGCGGCCACGGTGACGCTGGCCGCCGGCCTGTCCATGACGATGACCGCGTACGGCGCCGCCGCCCAGCGCGTCGGCCACGTGCACACGGTGGTCCACGCCGGCCAGGCCCGCAACCACCAGACGCCGCCCCGGCACGGCGACGCCGGGATCGAGGCGCTGCTGCGCGCCCTGCCCGGCACCCGGTACGTCACCGCCGACGCCTGGGTCAACCTCCACCTCGCGGGGCATCCGCAGCCGATCCAGGGCAGGTTCCTGCGCGGGGACTCGGGCACGCTGGGCGAGACGCTCGTCGAGGGCCGCTGGCTGCGCGGCGAGGGAGAGGTGGTGGCGCCCTCGGCGTTCCTGGACAAGCGCGGCCTCGCGGTCGGCGACCGGCTCACCCTCTCCCTGGGCGGCGGGCGGGCGGAGGCGACGGTCGTCGGCGCGACCATGGACGGCTCCGCGGACCTGATCCAGGCCGACTGGCGCACGCTGGCCGCGCTCGCGCCCGGCCAGCGGGCCACCCAGTACGAGGTCCGCCTCTCACCCGGCACCGACGTGGAGTCCTACCACGCGGCGGTCAGGGCGGCGGATCCCGGCCTGTACCCGGTCGCCAAGTCCGCGACCGACCCGACGACCGTGGCCGTCATCGGCTTCGCGTCCGTGCTGACGGTGCTGCTGGGCACGGTGTCCGCGCTGGGCGTGTTCAACACGGTCGTGCTCGACGCCAGGGAGCGGCGGCGCGACATCGGCGTGCTGAAGTCCATCGGGATGACGCCGCGCCAGGTCACGGCGATGATGGTGACGTCGATGGCGGCGCTCGGCGCGGCCGGCGGGCTGGCGGGCATCCCGATCGGGGTGGCCGCGCACCATCTGGTCGTCCCGGCCATGGCCGACGCGGCCGGGGTGGCGCTGCCGCCGTTCATGGTGGAGGTGTGGCGGGCTCCGCTGCTCGCGCTGCTCACGCTGGCGGGGGTGGTGATCGCGGTGCTGGGCGCGCTCGTCCCGGCCCGGTCGGCGGCGCGGCTGACCATCGCGACCGTGCTGCACAACGAGTGA
- a CDS encoding ABC transporter ATP-binding protein, which produces MNTQRLVVRLGDVHKKYGPATALNGVSLDVHAGDAVAVMGPSGCGKSTLLNLIAGLDRPTRGTVEVGGQDLGAMNETELALFRRRQIGMIFQFFNLIEDLPALDNAALAAQLTGTPARQARDRAMELFEELGIAGRRDAYPAALSGGERQRVAVARALMNRPALLLADEPTGALDSRSGEQVMDLLIDLNQIGQTLVIVTHDPGLAARCASRTVELADGRVVADHSLERTP; this is translated from the coding sequence ATGAACACTCAGCGGCTCGTCGTGCGGCTCGGCGACGTCCACAAGAAGTACGGCCCGGCCACGGCCCTGAACGGCGTCTCGCTGGACGTCCACGCGGGGGACGCGGTCGCCGTGATGGGTCCGTCGGGCTGCGGCAAGTCCACGCTGCTCAACCTGATCGCGGGCCTGGACCGTCCGACGCGGGGCACGGTCGAGGTCGGCGGCCAGGACCTGGGGGCGATGAACGAGACGGAGCTGGCGCTGTTCCGCCGCCGCCAGATCGGCATGATCTTCCAGTTCTTCAACCTCATCGAGGACCTGCCCGCCCTGGACAACGCGGCGCTGGCCGCCCAGCTCACCGGCACCCCCGCCCGGCAGGCCAGGGACAGGGCGATGGAGCTGTTCGAGGAGCTGGGCATCGCCGGGCGCCGGGACGCCTACCCGGCGGCGCTGAGCGGCGGCGAACGCCAGCGGGTCGCCGTGGCCAGGGCGCTGATGAACCGCCCGGCCCTGCTGCTGGCCGACGAGCCGACGGGGGCGCTGGACAGCCGCTCGGGCGAGCAGGTGATGGACCTGCTCATCGACCTCAACCAGATCGGGCAGACGCTGGTGATCGTCACGCACGACCCCGGCCTGGCCGCCCGCTGCGCCAGCCGCACGGTCGAGCTCGCCGACGGCCGGGTGGTGGCCGACCACAGCCTGGAACGCACGCCGTGA
- a CDS encoding sensor histidine kinase: MPREDDRVWEWLVAALTLACGAVVWLAAALVRTRRRYRAVLAEQGRLLERERDGAARAAVDAERARIAAELHDIVSHNVSLMVVQAGAAREVLPTMPGEAETALRAVEAAGRDAMTELRHLLGLLAPSPDGDDDGHGAGLAPQPGLGQLGALADRIAFAGLPVEVRISGEPRPVPAGIDVTAYRIVQEALTNALKHGEAARAEVSVRYTDQYLRVEVLNSGPSVLTGATRRPRPDGERTAGGSGRGLIGLRERVAVYGGDLDARRRLGGGYRVRARIPLERP, encoded by the coding sequence GTGCCGCGCGAAGATGATCGGGTGTGGGAATGGCTGGTCGCCGCGCTGACGCTCGCCTGCGGCGCGGTGGTGTGGCTGGCGGCGGCCCTGGTGCGTACGCGGCGGCGCTACCGGGCCGTGCTGGCCGAGCAGGGGCGGCTGCTGGAACGCGAGCGGGACGGCGCCGCCCGCGCGGCCGTGGACGCCGAGCGGGCCAGGATCGCGGCGGAGCTGCACGACATCGTCAGCCACAACGTGAGCCTCATGGTGGTGCAGGCCGGGGCCGCCAGGGAGGTGCTGCCCACGATGCCGGGCGAGGCGGAGACCGCGCTGCGGGCCGTCGAGGCGGCCGGGCGGGACGCGATGACCGAGCTGCGTCACCTGCTGGGGCTGCTGGCGCCCTCGCCCGACGGTGACGACGACGGTCACGGGGCCGGGCTGGCGCCGCAGCCGGGGCTGGGGCAGCTCGGTGCGCTGGCCGACCGGATCGCGTTCGCCGGGCTGCCGGTGGAGGTGCGGATCTCCGGCGAGCCGCGCCCGGTTCCTGCCGGGATCGACGTGACCGCGTACCGGATCGTGCAGGAGGCGCTGACGAACGCGCTCAAGCACGGGGAGGCGGCCAGGGCCGAGGTGAGCGTCCGCTACACCGACCAGTACCTGCGGGTGGAGGTCCTGAACAGCGGCCCCAGCGTCCTCACCGGCGCCACCCGCCGTCCCCGTCCTGACGGTGAGCGGACGGCGGGTGGGTCAGGGCGCGGGCTGATCGGGTTGCGTGAGCGGGTCGCCGTGTACGGCGGGGACCTCGACGCGCGTCGCCGGCTCGGCGGCGGCTACCGGGTACGGGCCAG